Proteins from one Streptomyces sp. NBC_00390 genomic window:
- a CDS encoding vWA domain-containing protein produces the protein MEDDAGSSAARADGVLTGAVEPPTSIQIHGARRPGSAVSAGRALLRTAAVLGSALLLAGLLSPGAGAAPDRSPAAAPPAASDDPINYAVAVDESASLAPGDIDREKDAVSAIAVGEPSPKSRMAVFGFASADTADQSPIHEVCPVTELDVAGRERISECASELRRRERDEGSGTDFISAVRQGVARLTEAPGPDVPRVLFLLTDGKLDVEDSYTYRELDTASRTDAVERDLRRALKEARDAKVQIWPLGFGSDIDRDALRALAAGGYQTGCKDIPEAEPKAAVVPRAEDVGEALETAFSAARCLYREPGDSGRPPTDLKVRVSPLAAVGTIVVSKGDPEVTATYYDPNGKKVSQSGPEFEFSGRDRAVESLRITRPVAGEWRVHLDAPEGHRDRLARISVLWRGEIRSSISLEKPSPRPGEKTAVRVQLLTRDSVKLEERDLRGISVAGKLTGDGFGQVAIGLADDGEGADKRANDGEFSGTVTVPKKATGALMFSSTVEAVGLSPDNRPYPTRIAPPTVTFDALLGVPSATVHPGGRVHGYVAVSNRDSTERTVRLALADAQGTGLTISPAQVTVRPGTSRNVDFTLDVGSTAELGVPVTESGLVLGGKVVVAEDDAVLDDASLDITVTPRPSDAEVFWDKWWPVIIIGTALFAVLLALLLSRRRLRRWQIAPGGLVLELRDAANRTLGEHKAKAGRGSWYEFELVDAATDSPRIQRRPGGAYAVRRSPDGGAVLRSRGQADRTLRHGDSMTIADGLTLHIAEGSGRRPARPGRSAVSSRRAGTGRPERGSGKGGGRAGTTAGDPGSQTSSYPSGVPGGTYHEDL, from the coding sequence GTGGAAGACGACGCGGGTTCGTCGGCGGCTCGGGCCGACGGCGTCCTGACAGGGGCGGTTGAACCGCCCACCTCGATCCAGATCCACGGCGCTCGGCGTCCGGGCTCAGCCGTGTCGGCCGGCAGGGCGCTCCTGCGCACCGCGGCCGTGCTCGGAAGTGCCCTTCTTCTCGCGGGACTTCTGTCCCCCGGGGCAGGGGCCGCACCCGACCGCTCACCTGCCGCCGCACCGCCCGCGGCGTCGGACGACCCGATCAACTACGCCGTCGCGGTGGACGAGTCCGCCAGCCTCGCTCCCGGGGACATCGACCGGGAGAAGGACGCCGTCTCGGCGATCGCGGTCGGCGAGCCGTCACCGAAGTCGCGGATGGCGGTGTTCGGCTTCGCCAGCGCCGACACAGCGGATCAGTCGCCCATCCATGAGGTCTGCCCGGTCACGGAGCTCGACGTCGCCGGGCGGGAACGCATCAGCGAGTGTGCCTCCGAACTCCGCCGCCGGGAGCGGGACGAAGGCTCGGGTACCGACTTCATATCCGCCGTCCGGCAGGGCGTGGCCCGGCTCACCGAGGCCCCCGGGCCCGACGTCCCCCGGGTCCTGTTCCTGCTCACCGATGGCAAGCTCGACGTGGAGGACAGCTATACCTACCGGGAGCTGGACACGGCCAGCCGTACCGACGCCGTGGAGCGGGACCTTCGGCGAGCCCTGAAGGAGGCCCGTGACGCGAAGGTGCAGATCTGGCCGCTCGGCTTCGGCTCGGACATCGACCGGGACGCGCTGCGCGCCCTCGCGGCCGGCGGCTACCAGACCGGGTGCAAAGACATACCCGAGGCCGAACCGAAGGCGGCGGTGGTGCCGAGGGCCGAGGACGTCGGTGAGGCGCTGGAGACCGCGTTCTCGGCCGCGCGCTGCCTCTACCGGGAGCCGGGTGACAGCGGACGCCCGCCGACCGACCTCAAGGTCCGTGTCTCGCCCCTGGCGGCCGTGGGCACGATCGTGGTCTCCAAGGGGGACCCTGAGGTCACGGCCACCTACTACGACCCCAACGGAAAGAAGGTCTCCCAAAGCGGCCCGGAGTTCGAGTTCTCCGGGCGCGACCGGGCGGTGGAGTCGCTGCGCATCACCCGTCCGGTGGCCGGCGAGTGGCGGGTGCACCTCGACGCGCCCGAGGGCCACCGCGACCGGCTGGCCCGTATCAGCGTCCTGTGGCGAGGCGAAATACGCTCGAGCATCTCGCTGGAGAAGCCGTCCCCGAGGCCCGGGGAGAAGACGGCTGTCCGCGTCCAGTTGCTGACGCGCGACAGCGTCAAGCTGGAGGAGCGCGACCTGCGGGGCATTTCCGTGGCCGGGAAGCTGACCGGCGACGGCTTCGGACAGGTGGCCATCGGGCTCGCGGACGACGGAGAGGGTGCGGACAAGAGGGCGAACGACGGAGAGTTCTCCGGCACGGTGACCGTTCCGAAGAAGGCCACCGGCGCGCTGATGTTCTCCAGCACCGTGGAAGCGGTCGGCCTCAGCCCTGACAACCGGCCCTATCCGACCCGGATCGCCCCGCCGACCGTGACGTTCGACGCCCTGCTCGGCGTGCCGAGCGCCACCGTTCATCCCGGCGGCCGGGTGCACGGCTACGTCGCCGTCAGCAACAGGGACTCCACCGAGCGCACCGTGCGCCTCGCGCTCGCCGACGCGCAGGGCACCGGACTCACCATCAGCCCGGCGCAGGTGACGGTCCGCCCCGGCACATCGCGCAACGTGGACTTCACCCTGGACGTGGGCAGCACGGCGGAGCTCGGCGTGCCCGTCACGGAGAGCGGTCTCGTGCTCGGGGGCAAGGTCGTCGTCGCCGAGGACGATGCCGTGCTCGACGACGCCTCACTCGACATCACCGTCACCCCGCGGCCCAGCGACGCCGAGGTGTTCTGGGACAAGTGGTGGCCTGTAATCATCATCGGTACCGCCCTGTTCGCCGTGCTGCTGGCGTTGCTGCTGTCCCGCCGCCGCCTCCGCCGGTGGCAGATCGCGCCCGGAGGCCTGGTCCTGGAACTGCGCGACGCCGCCAACCGGACGCTCGGCGAGCACAAGGCCAAGGCCGGCCGGGGCAGCTGGTACGAGTTCGAACTCGTCGACGCCGCCACCGACAGCCCCCGGATCCAGCGGCGCCCCGGCGGAGCGTATGCGGTGCGGCGCAGTCCCGACGGAGGAGCGGTTCTGCGCTCCCGCGGGCAGGCGGACCGGACGCTGCGTCACGGGGATTCCATGACCATCGCCGACGGTCTGACTCTGCACATCGCCGAAGGCAGCGGCCGCAGACCCGCTCGGCCGGGCCGGTCCGCCGTCTCGTCCCGCAGAGCGGGCACCGGCCGCCCCGAACGGGGCTCCGGCAAGGGCGGCGGCCGAGCCGGGACGACCGCGGGTGACCCCGGTTCACAGACCAGCTCTTACCCGTCGGGTGTCCCCGGCGGCACGTATCACGAGGACCTCTGA